The following nucleotide sequence is from Synechococcus sp. KORDI-52.
ACAGGGTTTTGCCCAGTTGGCCGAGCAGCGCTCCTGGTGCACCATCGCTGCAGACCAGTCAGCCAGCGCTGTTCGTGCTGCTCTGGAACGTCAGCTTCAGGAGCAACTGGCTTGAGCGCGCTGTTCGAGGATCTGATCGGCCAGCCCCTCGCCGTTGATCTGCTGTCTGCAGCCCTGGCCCAGGAACGCGTGGCTCCTGCCTACCTCTGTGCCGGTCCTGAAGGGGTGGGGCGTCAGTTGGCGGCGGTGCGTTTTCTGGAGGGGCTGCTGGCCAATGGCCAGCCCTCTGCAAGGGAGCGTCGACGCCTGCTGGAGCGCAATCACCCTGATCTGCTTTGGGTGGAACCCACCTATCAACACCAGGGCCGTTTACTGACCCGCGCCGAAGCCGAGGCAGCGGGGCTTAGCCGCCGCACTCCGCCCCAGTTGCGCTTGGAGCAGATCCGCGACATTGGCCGTTGTCTCGCCCGGCAGCCGGTGGAGGCGAAGCGCGGCATGGTCGTGATTGAGGCTGCCGAGGCGATGGCGGAGGCAGCGTCCAACGCCCTGCTGAAAACGCTGGAGGAACCTGGACATGGGGTGTTGATTTTGTTGACGTCAGCCCCCGAGCGGCTGCTCAGCACGATTCGGTCCCGGTGTCAGTTGATCCGGTTCCTCCGGCTCAACCAAGAGGCCATGGCACAGGTGCTCGAGCGCACCGGTGCCATGGCTCAGGATGCCCCCGAACTTCTGGCCCTGGCCGCCGGGTCTCCAGGCGCTCTAATCCACCATCGCCGCAGCCTGGCTGGTCTTCCTGAAGAGTTGGTTCAGCGCCTCGATGCCCTTCCTGCCAACCCCATGGAGGCGCTGGCGTTGGCACGCGATCTCTGCGAAGCCCTCGACGGCGAGCAGCAGCTGTGGTTGATCGGCTGGTGGCAGCACCGGCTCTGGAGTTCCGGCAGTTCCGCAGCAATTCTCAAGCGCCTGGACACGCTGCGGGGCCAGCTGCTTTCGTTCGTTCAGCCGCGATTGGCCTGGGAGGTGGCGCTGCTCGACCTCACACCATCCGTCTCCTAGGCCGCCTGACGGCGATCATGCCGAGGCGCGATCGCCTTGTTGCTTGCGTTCTTCGCGGGCCATGGCCACCACGTCTTCAAGGCCATCCATCTGGGCGCTGGTGGGCAGTTCGAGGCAATAGCCCGCTCCGTACACCGTTTTGATGAAGCGCGGCTTGCGGGGATCGGGTTCCAGCTTGGTGCGCAGGTGCCTGACGTGCACGCGAATGGTCTCGATGTCGTCATCGGGCTCGTAGCCCCACACCTCTTTGAGGATCAACGAGGGCGCCACGGTCTGACCATGACGCTGCAGCAGGCAATGGAGCAGTTCGAACTCAAGGTGGGTGAGTCGTACCGGTTGGTCGAACCAGATGGCCTCAAAGCGCTCGGGCACCAGCGTGAGGGGGCCGTAACTGAGGATTTCGTTGTGATTCGTGGATCCAACAGGGGCACGGTCGCTGCGTCGCAGCAGAGCCTTGACCCGCGCCTGGAGCTCCTCCAGATCGAAGGGCTTGGTCAGGTAATCATCGGCTCCAGAGTTGAAACCGCTCACTTTGTCTTTGGTACCTCCCAGAGCGGTGAGCATCAGGATTGGAATGGCCGCTGTGCGGTCGTCGCGCCGCAGGCGTTGACACAAGGTGAGACCGTCCACCTTGGGCAGCATCAGATCGAGCAGGATCAGATCCGGGGTGTATTGCAGGGCGAGGGCCTGACCTTTGATGCCGTCGTCAGCGCGCTGCACGTCGAAGCCGCTGTGCTCTAGGTGACCACTCACCAGGTCGCGCATGTCCTGGTCATCTTCGATTAGCAGGATGCAGGGCTTCATCGGTTCGGCGGCAATTCGGCTTGAAAAAAAGGAGCGCTTGTCTGTAGGGATTAACGCTGAACGGATTCTCTCAAGCTTTTCAACTGTCTGCAGATTTCCGAAGACGAGCCTGAGATGCTCATGGTTCGCGCAGATCAATTGCGGTGACAGCGATGCGGAGGTTTTTTGAGTTCTCTTCCGCCGTCAGCTGTTTAGGAAGTCTTCCGCTTCGGGCAATCCCCCGTCACGAAATTTCTCTTTTG
It contains:
- a CDS encoding response regulator transcription factor; translation: MKPCILLIEDDQDMRDLVSGHLEHSGFDVQRADDGIKGQALALQYTPDLILLDLMLPKVDGLTLCQRLRRDDRTAAIPILMLTALGGTKDKVSGFNSGADDYLTKPFDLEELQARVKALLRRSDRAPVGSTNHNEILSYGPLTLVPERFEAIWFDQPVRLTHLEFELLHCLLQRHGQTVAPSLILKEVWGYEPDDDIETIRVHVRHLRTKLEPDPRKPRFIKTVYGAGYCLELPTSAQMDGLEDVVAMAREERKQQGDRASA
- a CDS encoding DNA polymerase III subunit delta'; this translates as MSALFEDLIGQPLAVDLLSAALAQERVAPAYLCAGPEGVGRQLAAVRFLEGLLANGQPSARERRRLLERNHPDLLWVEPTYQHQGRLLTRAEAEAAGLSRRTPPQLRLEQIRDIGRCLARQPVEAKRGMVVIEAAEAMAEAASNALLKTLEEPGHGVLILLTSAPERLLSTIRSRCQLIRFLRLNQEAMAQVLERTGAMAQDAPELLALAAGSPGALIHHRRSLAGLPEELVQRLDALPANPMEALALARDLCEALDGEQQLWLIGWWQHRLWSSGSSAAILKRLDTLRGQLLSFVQPRLAWEVALLDLTPSVS